The following are encoded together in the Halopiger aswanensis genome:
- a CDS encoding sensor histidine kinase, which translates to MAFGSDRVRRYLAGGCVSGLGAVLLLVPLYDIWDDLRNLSWDVTWTLLENSALLVLAFGLIVAGVWLVRLDWETDYVVTVAKWNLLVGGAIAALFLWIVLIQLRVMSEPKPYVLALNGVLFGVVAAFGIGVYNANQQRYTDKLEAQERRLLELCERVSASERRYRTLAERFPDGIVALFDEELTFSLSAGEGFDRVPLGPGDVDGRTPSEGFGEAFAETVTPALRRALDGDRETVELEYADRHWLVRTIPIEDDDETIVAGMLMAQDITDLIDYQRELEASNERLEQFASAVSHDLQEPLRMVTSYLELLEGRYGDELDEDGREFLDYAVNGADRMGEMIDGLLEYARVETRGESFEPVDLNAVVADVREDLQVKLDESDADLTVEDLPRVTGDRSQLRRVFQNLLENALEYSGDDPPRVHVGAEPAADGGAGWIVSVRDEGIGLDPEHADRIFDLFERLHAKADHQGTGIGLALCERIVDRHGGEIWVDSEPGEGTTFYVELPAASADRREIDSDGANTSDGGDTVAQ; encoded by the coding sequence ATGGCTTTCGGCAGCGACCGCGTCCGTCGGTACCTCGCCGGCGGGTGCGTCTCCGGACTCGGTGCGGTACTCCTGCTCGTCCCGCTGTACGACATCTGGGACGACCTCCGCAACCTCTCGTGGGACGTGACGTGGACGCTCCTCGAGAACAGCGCCTTACTCGTGCTCGCGTTCGGCCTCATCGTCGCGGGGGTGTGGCTCGTCCGGCTGGACTGGGAGACCGACTACGTCGTGACGGTCGCGAAGTGGAACCTGCTGGTCGGCGGGGCGATCGCGGCGCTGTTCCTGTGGATCGTCCTGATCCAACTGCGGGTAATGTCCGAACCGAAACCGTACGTGCTCGCGCTCAACGGCGTCCTCTTCGGCGTCGTCGCCGCCTTCGGGATCGGCGTCTACAACGCCAACCAGCAGCGCTACACCGACAAACTCGAGGCCCAGGAGCGACGGCTGCTCGAGCTGTGCGAGCGCGTGTCGGCGTCCGAACGGCGCTACCGGACTCTCGCGGAGCGGTTTCCCGACGGCATCGTCGCCCTGTTCGACGAGGAGCTGACCTTCTCCCTCTCGGCCGGCGAAGGGTTCGATCGGGTGCCGCTCGGCCCCGGGGACGTCGACGGTCGAACCCCCAGCGAGGGATTCGGCGAGGCGTTCGCCGAGACGGTAACGCCGGCGCTCCGGCGCGCGCTGGACGGCGACCGGGAGACGGTCGAACTCGAGTACGCGGACCGCCACTGGCTCGTCCGAACGATCCCCATCGAAGATGACGACGAGACGATAGTTGCGGGGATGCTGATGGCGCAGGATATCACCGACCTCATCGACTACCAGCGCGAACTCGAGGCGTCGAACGAACGACTCGAGCAGTTCGCCTCCGCCGTCTCCCACGACCTGCAGGAGCCCCTGCGGATGGTCACGAGCTACCTCGAGTTGCTCGAGGGGCGGTACGGCGACGAACTCGACGAGGACGGCCGGGAGTTTCTCGACTACGCCGTCAACGGCGCGGATCGCATGGGCGAGATGATCGACGGCCTGCTCGAGTACGCCCGCGTGGAAACGCGGGGCGAGTCGTTCGAACCGGTCGATCTCAACGCCGTCGTCGCCGACGTTCGCGAGGATCTCCAGGTGAAACTCGACGAAAGCGACGCCGACCTCACCGTCGAAGATCTCCCCCGTGTCACGGGTGATCGGAGCCAACTTCGGCGCGTCTTCCAGAACCTGCTGGAAAACGCCCTCGAGTACAGCGGCGACGACCCACCCCGCGTGCACGTCGGCGCCGAACCCGCAGCGGACGGCGGGGCCGGCTGGATCGTCTCGGTTCGGGACGAGGGGATCGGCCTCGATCCCGAGCACGCCGACCGCATCTTCGACCTCTTCGAACGGCTCCACGCGAAGGCGGACCACCAGGGGACGGGAATCGGCCTCGCGCTGTGCGAGCGGATCGTCGACCGCCACGGCGGCGAGATCTGGGTCGACTCCGAACCCGGGGAGGGGACGACGTTCTACGTCGAACTGCCCGCCGCATCGGCGGATAGACGGGAAATCGACTCTGACGGAGCGAATACGTCAGACGGAGGCGATACCGTAGCGCAGTAG
- a CDS encoding serine hydrolase yields the protein MAPDRNEVSASTRAEIEALVAEWMESESIPGVSIVVADRDGIRYANGFGVRDVESEAPTTPDTLYAVASLTKSVTAIAVLQLVDRGALDLEDELREYVAVLNEAPGPPITVRELLAHSSGMPQDFVARRPAIDDGRDLDLFEHVDGAADHRLVGDERYMYYNGGYFVLGELVEAVDGRPYEAYVRDEIFEPLGMDRSTYDPDALDRDDDAMTGYTRVDGELTPDAYDGGAGPAGGLISSARELATVLRCVLNDGTVDGTRILESDLVAAMCGRQSPSLPTVDGTYRGYGYGWEVSEFLEETLVSHLGGIGVSGAYMGCLREHDVAVALAFNTHGPSVTAVGAGILAALCGERPEDAVRALRVREAIDAVAGTYESYRGALTATVEPAAGGRIRIRVPERDVAFTASPDAVERPPYSFSAATGSGVRWTAAFRDLETEPRLILSMGKWTAVLTGR from the coding sequence ATGGCACCGGATCGGAACGAAGTTTCGGCGTCGACCCGCGCCGAGATCGAGGCGCTCGTCGCGGAGTGGATGGAGTCCGAATCGATTCCGGGCGTCAGCATCGTCGTCGCGGATCGGGACGGGATCCGCTACGCGAACGGTTTCGGCGTTCGAGACGTCGAGTCGGAAGCTCCCACAACCCCCGATACTCTGTACGCGGTCGCGTCGCTGACGAAGTCCGTCACCGCGATCGCCGTCCTGCAACTGGTCGACCGCGGCGCTCTCGACCTCGAGGACGAACTCCGCGAGTACGTCGCCGTCCTGAACGAGGCGCCGGGACCGCCGATCACGGTTCGGGAGTTGTTAGCCCACTCCTCGGGGATGCCCCAGGACTTCGTCGCGCGCCGCCCGGCCATCGACGACGGACGGGACCTCGACCTGTTCGAACACGTCGACGGCGCGGCCGACCACCGACTGGTCGGCGACGAGCGGTACATGTACTACAACGGCGGGTACTTCGTCCTCGGCGAACTCGTCGAAGCCGTCGACGGGCGACCGTACGAGGCGTACGTTCGGGACGAGATCTTCGAGCCGCTGGGCATGGACCGTTCGACGTACGACCCCGACGCGCTCGATCGGGACGACGACGCGATGACCGGCTACACGAGGGTCGACGGCGAGCTCACGCCGGACGCGTACGACGGCGGCGCCGGGCCGGCCGGCGGACTGATCAGCTCCGCGCGGGAACTCGCGACGGTGCTTCGCTGCGTGCTGAACGACGGGACGGTCGACGGGACGCGGATTCTCGAGTCGGACCTCGTCGCGGCGATGTGCGGTCGCCAGTCGCCGTCCCTGCCGACCGTCGACGGGACGTACCGCGGGTACGGGTACGGCTGGGAAGTCAGCGAGTTCCTCGAGGAGACGCTCGTCTCTCACCTCGGCGGCATCGGCGTTTCCGGGGCCTACATGGGCTGTCTGCGGGAGCACGATGTCGCCGTCGCACTGGCGTTCAACACGCACGGGCCGTCGGTGACGGCGGTCGGCGCGGGGATTCTGGCTGCGCTGTGCGGCGAGCGACCCGAGGACGCCGTCCGGGCGCTCCGAGTGCGCGAGGCGATCGACGCCGTCGCCGGCACCTACGAATCGTATCGCGGCGCGTTGACCGCGACCGTCGAACCGGCGGCCGGCGGGCGGATCAGGATCCGCGTCCCGGAACGAGACGTCGCGTTCACCGCCTCTCCGGACGCCGTCGAGCGCCCGCCGTACTCGTTTTCGGCGGCGACGGGAAGCGGGGTTCGGTGGACCGCGGCGTTTCGCGACCTCGAGACGGAGCCCCGACTGATCCTTTCGATGGGCAAGTGGACCGCCGTCCTGACGGGCCGGTAG
- a CDS encoding KEOPS complex subunit Pcc1, giving the protein MSSHDATLEFDYESVDRARIVAESVAREIGEIDDDRSQTTLERDGATVRITIDAADVVALRAALNTWFSLVDVAERTAAIGEAA; this is encoded by the coding sequence GTGTCTTCTCACGACGCAACGCTCGAGTTCGACTACGAGAGTGTCGATCGCGCTCGCATCGTCGCCGAGAGCGTCGCCCGCGAAATCGGCGAGATCGACGACGATCGGTCGCAGACGACGCTCGAGCGCGACGGCGCGACGGTACGGATTACGATCGACGCCGCCGACGTCGTCGCGCTGCGAGCCGCATTGAACACCTGGTTCTCGCTGGTCGACGTGGCCGAACGGACGGCGGCGATCGGCGAGGCGGCGTAG
- a CDS encoding DNA-directed RNA polymerase subunit P codes for MSYKCSRCKRDVQLDEYGGVRCPYCGHRVLLKERSRDVKEVDVQ; via the coding sequence ATGAGCTACAAGTGCTCCCGATGTAAACGCGACGTTCAACTCGACGAATACGGTGGCGTCCGCTGTCCCTACTGCGGCCACCGCGTCCTGCTGAAAGAGCGCAGCCGCGACGTCAAGGAAGTCGACGTCCAGTAA
- a CDS encoding eL43 family ribosomal protein — MADKGSVGSAGRFGARYGRVARRRVSEIEDDMENAQVDGDDVTRIGTGIWKNEETGEVFTGGAYRPETPAGRTVQRSIRAALAEDE; from the coding sequence ATGGCCGACAAAGGAAGCGTTGGTAGCGCGGGCCGTTTCGGCGCACGCTACGGTCGCGTCGCACGACGTCGCGTCAGCGAGATCGAAGACGACATGGAGAACGCGCAGGTCGACGGCGACGACGTCACCCGCATTGGAACCGGCATCTGGAAGAACGAAGAAACCGGCGAGGTCTTCACCGGCGGTGCCTACCGTCCGGAGACCCCCGCCGGCCGCACCGTCCAGCGCTCGATCCGCGCCGCGCTGGCCGAGGACGAATAA
- a CDS encoding DUF2103 domain-containing protein gives MECRHCASPLEKPGDFCLVCRERNTEAVVLEVGRERATLTMLAGEADEGDDHDRGHGRGRGADDDPVLGQTTITTTPEDGENEPVELRNFAGLIGDEIRRKRPEEVYAGGERAVIRAVREDIHHSLYRVDDENPVETVIERRGNRALDVVETPPIEKIGGSHSTLIGGRTGMEAIRAVAGHPHVKKVIPGPIDAGGKGSQSGLRAKVTRADDGGNVRMLLRDGSSVQENRVVTTARDREMGERIREDLNDVLTEAEFQ, from the coding sequence ATGGAGTGTCGTCACTGTGCCTCGCCTCTCGAGAAACCCGGCGATTTCTGTCTCGTCTGCCGGGAGCGAAATACCGAGGCGGTCGTCCTCGAGGTGGGGCGCGAGCGGGCGACGCTGACGATGTTGGCCGGCGAGGCCGACGAGGGTGACGATCACGACCGCGGCCACGGACGGGGACGCGGCGCGGACGACGATCCCGTTCTCGGACAGACGACCATCACGACGACGCCCGAGGACGGCGAGAACGAACCCGTCGAACTCCGGAACTTCGCGGGGCTGATCGGCGACGAGATCCGTCGCAAGCGTCCCGAGGAGGTCTACGCCGGCGGCGAGCGGGCGGTCATCCGCGCCGTCCGCGAAGACATTCACCACTCGCTGTACCGCGTCGACGACGAGAACCCCGTCGAAACCGTCATCGAGCGTCGCGGTAACCGCGCGCTCGACGTCGTCGAGACGCCGCCGATCGAGAAGATCGGCGGCAGCCACTCGACGCTCATCGGCGGTCGAACGGGGATGGAGGCTATCCGAGCCGTCGCCGGCCATCCGCACGTCAAGAAGGTGATTCCGGGCCCCATCGACGCCGGCGGGAAGGGGTCCCAGTCCGGCCTGCGGGCGAAGGTCACCCGCGCCGACGATGGCGGCAACGTTCGCATGCTTCTTCGCGACGGCTCGAGCGTGCAGGAAAACCGCGTCGTGACGACCGCTCGCGACCGCGAGATGGGTGAACGGATTCGCGAGGATTTGAACGACGTCCTCACCGAGGCGGAATTTCAGTGA
- a CDS encoding FxLYD domain-containing protein, with protein MHRRSFLAAPVGLLALAGGCLEFVEDDGEPITDPGDVEVVWSDLVRDDPGTEEERVTVWGIVRNVGDRTLSYVELRATFFDAEGEELESVIENVDVDVSADEEWPFEVEYPHFGEAAAEVETYELEPATGV; from the coding sequence ATGCACCGTCGCTCGTTCCTCGCGGCTCCGGTCGGTCTCCTCGCGCTCGCTGGCGGGTGCCTCGAGTTCGTCGAGGACGACGGCGAACCGATCACCGATCCGGGCGACGTCGAGGTCGTCTGGTCCGACCTCGTCCGGGACGATCCCGGGACGGAGGAGGAACGCGTCACCGTCTGGGGAATCGTCAGGAACGTCGGCGACCGAACGCTGAGCTACGTCGAACTCCGGGCGACCTTCTTCGACGCCGAGGGCGAGGAACTCGAGAGCGTCATCGAGAACGTCGACGTGGACGTCTCGGCCGACGAGGAGTGGCCGTTCGAGGTCGAGTATCCACACTTCGGCGAGGCCGCCGCCGAGGTCGAAACGTACGAACTCGAGCCGGCGACGGGCGTCTGA
- a CDS encoding flippase: protein MTERDEGHDEGVTTLAKQGSITFVGNVINGAFGFAIVMLMTRFVSPSVYGLWVLSTSVILFAQVFANLGLPLAIDYFVPQYLDDGERGKAKGVILQVTATVLVTSSLVAFALAAGSRVVGDFFQEPAMQIALLLLSVTIPMLAIYNVLLTSYYSIKKLQYRVVMRDLVRPTVRFAVTAGLLLSGFGLLGLIAGYVVGLFVAIAVGTVLFVYKAWDLLTTTTELVAAKPLVTYSVPLAMTSVVFVLMGQVDYFVVGYFLNADDVGIYRVGYMLGSGLMIIFNSLSPVFKPLIAETREDVDLVEQRFRIMARWIVGITLPIAIVLSLGASSYLAVLYTPQYAAASLVVVLLCGAFLFNVTFGGPDGSLLQGMGYSRFVFVNTLVLFGANFFISAALVPLIGIEGAAVGSATALVLVGCLSLAEIYYLDGIHPFTRDFAKVVAAGIPATVAGAPIVVFLESDALIVALLPVVVIGSYLGTLLATDAFTDEDARMLGEFSPTLEKWLPVG, encoded by the coding sequence ATGACCGAACGCGACGAGGGACACGACGAAGGCGTCACGACGCTGGCGAAACAGGGGAGTATCACGTTCGTCGGCAACGTCATCAACGGCGCGTTCGGGTTCGCGATCGTCATGCTGATGACCCGGTTCGTCAGTCCCTCGGTGTACGGGCTGTGGGTCCTGTCGACGTCGGTGATCCTGTTCGCGCAGGTCTTCGCCAACCTGGGACTCCCGCTGGCGATCGACTACTTCGTACCGCAGTATCTGGACGACGGCGAACGGGGAAAGGCGAAGGGCGTCATCCTCCAGGTGACCGCGACCGTCCTCGTCACGTCGTCGCTGGTCGCGTTCGCGCTCGCAGCGGGCTCGCGGGTCGTCGGTGACTTCTTCCAGGAGCCGGCGATGCAGATCGCGCTCCTGTTGCTCTCGGTGACGATTCCGATGCTGGCGATCTACAACGTCCTGCTGACCTCCTACTACAGCATCAAGAAGCTCCAGTACCGGGTCGTCATGCGGGATCTGGTCCGGCCGACGGTTCGCTTTGCCGTCACCGCGGGGCTCCTGCTGTCGGGGTTCGGACTGTTGGGGCTGATCGCCGGCTACGTCGTCGGCCTCTTCGTCGCGATCGCGGTCGGGACGGTCCTGTTCGTCTACAAGGCCTGGGACCTGCTGACGACGACTACCGAACTCGTCGCGGCGAAGCCGCTCGTAACGTACTCGGTGCCGCTGGCGATGACCAGCGTCGTCTTCGTGTTGATGGGGCAGGTCGACTACTTCGTCGTCGGCTACTTCCTGAACGCCGACGACGTCGGGATCTACCGGGTCGGCTACATGCTCGGCTCCGGGCTGATGATCATCTTCAACTCGCTGTCGCCGGTGTTCAAGCCGCTGATCGCCGAGACCAGAGAGGACGTCGATCTGGTCGAACAGCGGTTCCGGATCATGGCCCGCTGGATCGTCGGGATCACGCTCCCGATCGCGATCGTCCTCTCGCTGGGCGCGAGTTCGTACCTCGCCGTCCTCTACACGCCCCAGTACGCCGCGGCGAGTCTCGTCGTCGTCCTGCTCTGTGGCGCCTTCCTGTTCAACGTCACCTTCGGCGGTCCGGACGGCTCCCTGCTCCAGGGGATGGGCTACTCCCGGTTCGTCTTCGTCAACACGCTCGTCCTCTTCGGCGCGAACTTCTTCATCTCGGCGGCGCTCGTCCCGCTCATCGGCATCGAGGGCGCGGCGGTCGGCTCGGCGACGGCACTCGTCCTCGTCGGCTGTCTCTCGCTCGCCGAGATCTACTACCTCGACGGCATCCATCCGTTCACCAGAGATTTCGCCAAGGTCGTCGCCGCTGGCATCCCGGCGACCGTCGCGGGCGCACCGATCGTCGTCTTCCTCGAGTCGGACGCGCTAATCGTCGCCCTGCTGCCGGTCGTGGTGATCGGTTCCTATCTGGGAACGCTGCTCGCGACCGACGCCTTCACCGACGAAGACGCGCGGATGCTCGGGGAGTTCAGCCCGACCCTCGAGAAGTGGCTGCCGGTCGGGTAG
- a CDS encoding glycoside hydrolase family 97 catalytic domain-containing protein yields MSEEKLRHTSNGSSRRRFLGGAASLIAAAAYARTVPDDVAAQVTDGDDDPIQRVRSPDGSVAVTVDVSSGTPTYAVAVDGTTYLEPSPLGFDFRNQPSFGATEDGSNGPALTVTGTERRSATEEWEPVWGAYDSVSADYNALLVGLEETEGPGRTANLELRVFDDGLGFRVVFDESFASNADKAVLESENTAFNFADDYTAWWIRNEVTNPRFEQEYEETPLSEIPGGRRETRPTGTPMRTGAHTPLTVEAGDGDAYLSVHEADLEDYAAATLAPRSDEGDTEFTTELTPLPDGTKASLEVPNATPWRTVQIGRQPGDLIESQLIPLLSSDLEESALPTVDGEPDTDWIEPRKYVGIWWTMIAGSANWEYKSDDEIRAEGGDPASYVHGARTERMKRYMAFAAENGIDSVLVEGWNQGWDTYPGDGTGLQFGVDDSYPDFDVRDVTDFGRSLESEVEMTIHNETAGALPHYEDQILNDDIFQQYEDVGIHSIKNGYVSDSGLGIDGDGSEPTHNQHNQLAVNHHRLVIEAAAADRQLLEIHEGIKPTGEIRTYPNVANREVVKAQEYDGFGQLSADVAPDHHVTLPFTRNLAGPVSFQPGIFDLTFTDDRGGQIQTTRAKQLAMYPTYLSGLQMAADRIEAYVDETLAVGECLQAASGDIDGFVTVDEWRNAFGTNYVAVDPNRVPSGSSVSFTVEDADAGTYDLHLRYAAAPEDNAQRVIDAGAPQATLRVNDSTRTINPAFTDYWDQWEVFTTEIELEDGDNEIAIELHYDDSGEQFEGDVGGFNLNTIGVSEPGAPSPVPADYEGYTPANENFDAKPEFEFLEAVPAAGWDETRVVDAEIGDYTVLARRKGEEWYVGAMTDDGGRAVDVPLSFLAPGNSEGKGNGNGPRGPKYVAEIYSDGVGGGYEADPEPVRIDEAVVDPSTTLLASMARSGGTAVRIRPAKGAERKDLPTYERPEQDVQYSIDEQADLGDPFITATGSNYGDFVGGTTVAIEVDGERETVDNVRLPPGATDETVQLGYAITSIGTYDVVLRDPEDGSVLESGTVTVAPGDLVAEFDDPQGDDRGPGSYTYPTSDDFRDGAFDLRSFAVYETEDAYRFVFEVEELYDTFGGQFSPHYFVVYLRDPSSDGGRTTELGDLEVTAEFEDAWHYRVAASGFGSSVVAADGTGLGGPETVVDFESDTAILSVPKSALDLDVAGAEVLPVVGSEDRGTFRDVAVEAEPYVFGGAKEGAADNAPRVIDLLTPSGVDQSEALAYDAAQLATLPFTPL; encoded by the coding sequence ATGTCTGAGGAAAAATTACGACATACGTCAAACGGGTCGAGCAGACGGCGCTTCCTCGGCGGTGCGGCGTCGCTGATCGCCGCGGCGGCGTACGCGCGGACGGTCCCCGACGACGTCGCGGCGCAGGTGACCGACGGCGACGACGACCCGATCCAGCGGGTACGCTCGCCCGACGGATCGGTCGCGGTCACCGTCGACGTCTCGAGCGGGACGCCGACCTACGCGGTCGCGGTCGACGGGACGACCTACCTCGAGCCCTCGCCGCTGGGCTTCGACTTCCGGAATCAGCCGTCGTTCGGAGCAACCGAGGACGGGAGCAACGGCCCCGCCCTCACGGTCACCGGTACCGAACGCCGCTCCGCGACCGAAGAATGGGAGCCCGTCTGGGGCGCCTACGACAGCGTCTCGGCCGACTACAACGCGCTCCTCGTCGGCCTCGAGGAAACGGAGGGGCCGGGACGAACGGCCAACCTCGAGCTCCGGGTCTTCGACGACGGGCTCGGGTTCCGGGTCGTCTTCGACGAGAGCTTCGCGAGCAACGCCGACAAAGCGGTCCTCGAGTCGGAGAACACCGCCTTCAACTTCGCGGACGACTACACCGCGTGGTGGATCCGCAACGAGGTCACCAACCCGCGGTTCGAGCAGGAGTACGAGGAGACGCCGCTGAGCGAGATTCCCGGCGGCCGACGGGAGACCCGACCGACGGGCACGCCGATGCGGACCGGCGCACACACGCCGCTGACCGTCGAGGCCGGCGACGGCGACGCCTACCTCAGCGTCCACGAGGCCGACCTCGAGGACTACGCGGCCGCGACGCTCGCGCCCCGCTCGGACGAGGGCGACACCGAGTTCACCACGGAACTGACGCCGCTGCCCGACGGGACGAAAGCCTCGCTCGAGGTGCCGAACGCGACGCCCTGGCGGACGGTGCAGATCGGTCGGCAACCGGGCGATCTGATCGAGTCCCAACTGATCCCGCTGTTGAGTTCCGACCTCGAGGAGTCGGCGCTGCCGACGGTCGACGGCGAACCCGACACGGACTGGATCGAACCCCGCAAGTACGTCGGCATCTGGTGGACGATGATCGCCGGCTCCGCGAACTGGGAGTACAAGAGCGACGACGAGATTCGGGCCGAGGGCGGCGACCCCGCGTCGTACGTCCACGGCGCCCGCACCGAGCGGATGAAACGGTACATGGCCTTCGCCGCCGAAAACGGCATCGACAGCGTCCTCGTCGAGGGGTGGAACCAGGGCTGGGACACCTACCCCGGCGACGGCACCGGCCTGCAGTTCGGCGTCGACGACTCCTACCCCGACTTCGACGTCCGCGACGTGACCGACTTCGGCCGGTCGCTCGAGTCCGAGGTGGAGATGACGATCCACAACGAGACCGCCGGCGCCCTGCCCCACTACGAGGACCAGATCCTGAACGACGACATCTTCCAGCAGTACGAGGACGTCGGCATTCACTCGATCAAGAACGGCTACGTCTCCGATTCGGGGCTGGGCATCGACGGCGACGGCTCGGAGCCGACGCACAACCAGCACAACCAACTCGCGGTCAACCACCACCGGCTGGTCATCGAAGCCGCCGCGGCCGATCGCCAGCTGCTGGAGATCCACGAGGGGATCAAGCCGACCGGCGAGATCCGCACCTACCCGAACGTGGCCAACCGCGAGGTCGTCAAGGCCCAGGAGTACGACGGCTTCGGGCAGTTGAGCGCGGACGTCGCCCCGGACCACCACGTCACGCTGCCGTTCACGCGGAACCTGGCGGGTCCGGTTAGCTTCCAGCCGGGCATCTTCGACCTCACCTTCACCGACGACCGCGGCGGGCAGATCCAGACGACGCGGGCGAAGCAACTCGCGATGTACCCGACCTACCTGAGCGGCCTGCAGATGGCCGCCGACCGAATCGAGGCCTACGTCGACGAGACGCTCGCGGTCGGCGAGTGCCTGCAGGCCGCCTCGGGCGACATCGACGGCTTCGTCACGGTCGACGAGTGGCGCAACGCCTTCGGCACGAACTACGTCGCCGTCGACCCCAACCGCGTCCCGTCGGGCTCGTCGGTGTCGTTCACCGTCGAAGACGCCGACGCGGGCACGTACGACCTCCACCTCCGGTACGCGGCCGCACCCGAGGACAACGCCCAGCGCGTGATCGACGCGGGCGCGCCCCAGGCGACCCTGCGAGTCAACGATTCGACGCGGACGATTAATCCGGCGTTCACCGATTACTGGGACCAGTGGGAAGTGTTCACGACGGAAATCGAACTCGAGGACGGCGACAACGAGATCGCGATCGAACTGCACTACGACGACTCGGGCGAGCAGTTCGAGGGCGACGTCGGCGGCTTCAACCTCAACACGATCGGCGTCAGCGAACCGGGCGCGCCGTCTCCCGTGCCCGCCGACTACGAGGGCTACACGCCCGCAAACGAGAACTTCGACGCGAAACCCGAGTTCGAATTCCTCGAGGCCGTCCCGGCGGCCGGCTGGGACGAGACGCGGGTCGTCGACGCCGAGATCGGCGACTACACCGTCCTCGCTCGCCGGAAGGGCGAGGAGTGGTACGTCGGCGCGATGACCGACGACGGCGGCCGCGCGGTCGACGTACCGCTTTCGTTCCTCGCGCCGGGCAATTCCGAGGGTAAGGGGAACGGAAACGGTCCGCGGGGGCCGAAGTACGTCGCCGAAATCTACTCGGACGGCGTCGGCGGCGGCTACGAGGCCGATCCCGAACCCGTCCGGATCGACGAGGCCGTCGTCGATCCGAGCACGACGCTGCTGGCCTCGATGGCCCGCAGCGGCGGCACGGCGGTTCGCATTCGCCCCGCGAAGGGCGCGGAACGGAAGGACCTCCCGACATACGAGCGCCCCGAACAGGACGTCCAGTACAGCATCGACGAGCAGGCGGATCTCGGCGATCCGTTCATCACCGCTACCGGTTCCAATTACGGCGATTTCGTCGGCGGGACGACCGTCGCGATCGAGGTCGACGGCGAACGCGAGACGGTCGACAACGTCCGGCTCCCGCCCGGCGCGACCGACGAGACGGTGCAACTGGGGTACGCGATCACGTCGATCGGCACCTACGACGTCGTCCTGCGCGATCCCGAGGACGGCAGCGTCCTCGAGTCCGGGACGGTCACCGTCGCCCCCGGCGACCTCGTCGCCGAGTTCGACGATCCGCAGGGGGACGACCGCGGCCCCGGCTCGTACACCTACCCGACCAGCGACGACTTCCGCGACGGCGCGTTCGACCTGCGGTCGTTCGCCGTCTACGAGACCGAGGACGCCTACCGGTTCGTCTTCGAGGTCGAGGAACTGTACGACACCTTCGGCGGGCAGTTCTCGCCCCACTACTTCGTCGTCTACCTCCGCGATCCGTCCAGCGACGGCGGCCGGACGACGGAACTGGGCGACCTCGAGGTCACCGCCGAATTCGAGGACGCCTGGCACTACCGCGTCGCCGCCAGCGGCTTCGGCTCGAGCGTCGTCGCCGCGGACGGCACCGGTCTCGGAGGGCCGGAAACGGTCGTCGACTTCGAGAGCGACACGGCCATCCTCTCGGTCCCGAAGAGCGCGCTGGACCTCGACGTCGCGGGCGCCGAAGTCCTGCCCGTCGTCGGCTCCGAGGATCGGGGAACCTTCCGCGACGTCGCCGTCGAGGCGGAACCGTACGTCTTCGGCGGCGCAAAGGAAGGCGCGGCCGACAACGCGCCGCGAGTGATCGACCTGCTGACGCCGTCCGGCGTCGACCAGTCCGAGGCGCTCGCGTACGACGCAGCGCAGTTGGCGACCCTCCCGTTCACCCCGCTGTGA